The Suncus etruscus isolate mSunEtr1 chromosome 15, mSunEtr1.pri.cur, whole genome shotgun sequence genome contains the following window.
CTCAACCTGCCAGAAGTTGAGATACAGGGCCTCTCGCGATAGATAGTACAGttgatggtcctctgagtaccaccagaagtgatttctgagtgcaaggccaagagtaacccctgagcatcactagtgtggcacccccccaatttttttttctggtttttgggtcacacccagcagcgctcagaaatcactcctggcaggctgtgtgtgtgtgggggggacacgaccatatgggatggcgggattcgaaccaccgtccttatgcatgcaaggcaaacaccttacctccatgctatctctctggccccaaggccccCCCAAATTTAATACCGAAAGTTCAGCTAGCACAGAACCCAAAGTCTAGTCACGTAAGTGGAGGCGAGAGAAGGGACAATAAGTAGCTGAGAGGGAGGACGGATTGATCAatcccaaaagaaagaaacacctAGAACCTCTGCAGGAGAGGCCCTGTTGGGAGCAAGGCATTCCTCTCCTGGAATGGGAGCAGAAGCCCCAACAGGAGACGCAAGTGGTCGGTGGTTGCCTGGCTGGCTACCTATTAGTCAGGAAGACAATGCCAGGCTCTGCCCAGTCCCCATGGAGCTGGGGGTCACCTCTGGTCCTTACCCAGCCCTAGCTCTGCTCTCTCCCCTCTCCAGCCagtttctcccccacccccagacttGCTTGAGAAGTTTTTCTTCCTAAGGGAGCAGCTCGGGAATGGGGCCCAATCAGTAACAGGACAACATAGGCACACCCAGCTTTTGTGCTACCCTTTCAACCCTGACCACCTCAACTAGTGGGGCCATCGGAAGCAACTGATACTGTTCCAGTCCTCAGCTTCAGGCTGATCTGGGTGAGATGATAAGAGAGTATGGGACTTCTGAGCCAATTAAGGATCCTCAAGTGAGCTCCAAGGGGGTGGCTTGACACATGCCTGAGATTCCTATCCCCATATTTGCCTGGCCTTGTCACTTATGACAGTGGCCCCTTCTGTCCACTGTGGCATCAGGAGGGACTGAACGGTATGGCCCAAGGACTCAATTCCCCAAAAGTCATTGCGACCACCACTTTCAGAACACACCATGCAAGAGGGAGGGGCCCATGGCTGGCACACCTGTCCTGACAGGTCTCAGTGTGTTGGAGGAGCAGGGCAGGGAGGGGGGCTCATCCACCAAGGGACAGTGATGTCAGTAGCATGACACGAACCAAGGACAAAACACACAAAGCCTCAAATGTTAGAATGAAAACTTTTATCAACACACCTGTTACCCCGAGGAGCCCGCGAGGGTGGGGGGGAGCTAAAGCGCATTCCACTGGGGGCCGAAGGGAAGCTACATCTGCTTTCACAGCCCCCAAAGCCAGACATTGGGGTGACCAGATATAAAGCTAATGGTTAGTCTAGTTCCTGAGCAGACCCTCTAAGAAACCTCATAAACGTGAAAGTCTAATGCATTAGGCAGAACTAAAAGCAGGAATCTAGCAAAGCTGGAAGGGAAGAGGGCCACGTGGGGTGGCCCTGCGTAGAGGTGCCCTCTAGGGGAGTGGGATGGGAATTCACACCCAGAGGAGTGGCCATACCCCGTCTAAAACCCCCCATGCTTTGGGAGAGGTGATACAGGAAGGGATGGGGACACCTAAGCCAGGGCTCAGTCCTAGGGACAGCACCAGCCTCCAAAAATCACACTGGCAAGGACGAACACCTGGGGGCCCAGCAGTTCAAGAGGGACATAAAAGGcaagagagccagaaggaaaccTAGAGACTGGGTGTTCAGGGGCCCCTGAAACAGTAAAGATGCCTGGTCAGGCCAGGAGGAGGCTTTGTGGGCCTCCCCTCAAAGCAAGGGTTCCACCCACACCTGCTGGCCCCTCCACAAAGAACCTTTTCCAGGGAGCCCTGCTAGCCCACAGGCCACTGGGGAAAGGCCCGGCCGGCCTCAGGGGCCGTCCAGCCCTGCCTCAGGTATCCCGGCGGGGCTGGGCAGAAGAGGGTGTTGCTGGAGTGTGCTGGGCCCAGGTTTTCAAGGGCAGGGAAGGACTTTTTTAGAGAAAGGGAAAAGGCGGTGTCAGGAACCGAATGGGACGACCTCCACAAAGCAGGCTGGGCAAATTCCCATGATGGCAGGTCGCTAGGAAGAGGTTCCAGGGGCGGCAGGCCGCTGCTGCTCCCAACCCACACCTGGAAAAAGGGCAGAGAGTGCAGGTTACCCCCCATGCCACCAGGCAGGCTCCCGCTGCCCTCTGGGCTCCACCTACCCTGCCTGGGCTGCTCAACTCACTCCCTGGGAGACTCAGAATGTGCTCAATGTCAAGAGAACCAGAGACAGACAAGAGAAGGCAGGAAATGTGGCCAGGGCAGATCCCCTCTGGGCTCCCCCGAGTTGTCATCCTTGGGGGGAACCCGGCCCAGCTCAGCATGTGGGAACGCTGTCCAGACAGGGCCTAAGGGGGCTCTCTGCCCTCACGAGGAGGAAGGCAACTCCCTCATCACCAGCAGGATAAACAGAAGCCGATTCACCCTTCAACCAAAGAGGCTAAAACCAGCACCCCACAACTCCGCCTGCCCCTCACGTGGTGGGAACCTGCCCTAGGGACACGGCGGGTCGTCAAAGAGAAGGGAGAGGCAGCTTTTTCCATCCACGCAGAAATGCTCAGTGGCTTAGAGAGGAAACTCAAAAATTCTGGGCACCACGGGAAACCCCCAACCCCAGTCAGTATTATCCAAGACAAGCCACAGATTAGGACTGATGCCAAGTACACCCTACCTACCGCCACACACAGGGTGCCAGGGAAAAGGAGCTTCCCGGCTCTGCGGGCCCCACACTGCTCAGGAGCATTTTGGGGGCGCCCAGCCCACACTCTCCCAACTCCTCTTGTCTTGTGCCCCGTGTCCTGTACTGATGGGAGCCCAGAAGGATCTCTTTGTGCAGGGCTGCATGACAAGGGCAGACTCACCAAAAgccaacacacaaacacacacatacaaacatacacaagCCTTTccctcccagcagtgctgggaaccAGAAGCCTGGCCTAGGGGGTGCCCCAGGACACTTGCACAATGTGCCCTGCCATTCCAGGGGCTGGCACACACCAGGAGACGAAAAGACAGACAAGCAACGGAGCGGGAgatgggggatggggtgggaacCAGGACCCTCAACCAGGGGGGGGGGCAGGATACCAGCGGGGGTGGGAGGGTAGAGGAAGAACAAAGGAGAGcagacagagggacagaggggGCGTATGCGGAGCAGTGGTCAGCCAGCCCCCGTGCGGGCATAGCCTTGTCTGGGAGCCCCTTCCTGCCCGCCCTACCTGACATTTGTGAGGCCGCTCGGAAGTGTGCACCTGCTTGATATGTCCGTTCAAGTGATCGGGCCTAGGAGAGAGAGAACCGAGACCTTCAGAGACCTCAGAACGGGGCTGCGGCCTGCTTAAGAGCCCCCAACAAATCCTCACATACATACAGACACCCCCTCCTAGCCTAGCAAAAATAAGTCTCCTTATTTTTTAACTCCTTGAACCTCGGTACCCAGTTTTTTTTCCCTAGAGGGGGAAGGGAAATGAGCTGCAGAATGCCTGACCTTGCTTCCCCTCAATTCAATGATTTCCAGGGCCTAGTGGGTAGCTTCAGACAGGGCCGCCTTTCCGGGAGGGaggggggctggggggggggctggggggcTCATTGTCCGGACGAAAGCCCCTTAGAAACTCAGCACTCCCCTCCCCCAGCCTCTCCCGCCACACCAGCCAATGAATGCCACCCGGATGGAATTCGGTCCCCAGAGGCTGTGGCTTGAAGCCCCACGTCCCCAGCTGGGCTGGTGAAGCAGATGCCCGCTGGAGCAGGTGGGCAGGGGCTGCCTGACCGGTAAGACTGGTTCCTGCCCTGCCCGGGGGCCCTTCTGAGGGAGTTCTGCACCCCAGGGTTCAGACACCCCTGTGCTCAGGAGCCAGGCAAGTTAAAACCAGCCTTTTATGTggaatagtaaaagaaaaaaaaaatcatcctcaGCTTCGAGAACTGAGAGTCCTGGGTTCCCTCTCAGGTTTCCCTCCTGGAGAGTGAATCTTTCAAAGAGCTCTTGCCCCCAACCCTTCTTTTTGGTCCAGAGAACAGAATGGGATCAATATATGGGTTCACAGCGAGGCTCTGATCTGCAGACAGGCGCCCATCCATCACAGACTTTGGGTGCTATGCTCTGTACCCGGGGCTTTCAGGCCCCCTGGAAGGGTCTAAGTGGCCCCTGACCCAGGTTCCCCAGTGCTCTGCAGGGGGTTTGTGGGAGACTGGAGTGGACACACTTGCTCCCCCCCCCTCTCCTGCGGCCATTCACGCAGGGGAAAGTCGCTAAAGGAGCTCAGCCTCCCGCCCCCTGAGGGGGCCCCTCGCCTGGTGCCGGAAACACAAAGGGAGTCCAGGGAGAAGAATGGGGAGGCCCAGGCGGTGGCCTCAGGAATCCGGCCACTTCCCACCAGCAGGCcccaaggcagagagagagacagagacgcaGGCCGAGGAGCACTCACTCCTAGTGGCCCAGAACTTCCctgaaggaagaagttaagcCACGTTCTCCAACGCCATCCTGCCCTGCCATCACCCTGCCAGCCACCCCCTAGGGTCTAGGGCCTAGATGCGGCCTCGGCCCCGAGGCAGGCAAGAGGGAGTGGGCAAAGGAGCTGCGAGGCCGCTCTCCTCACCTGGAGAAGCCTTTCCCGCAGCTCTGGCAGATGTAGGGCTTGCCCACCGAGCCGTCGTGCGAGCGCACATGGTAGGACATGCGGTCCTTCCTCTTGAAGCGCAGCCCGCACACCGGGCACGAGTAGGGCTTCTCCCCGGAGTGCGACAGCTTGTGCCGGTTGAGGTGGTACACGTCGCGGAAGATCTTGCCGCAGATCTCGCAGGCCACCTGCTTGCGGGTCCGGCTGCGCTTGCGGGGCCCGTCGGGGTCCTCGGCGGCCGGCAGCCCGTTCTCGCCCAGCCGGGCCGGCGGCAGGTCGATGTAGCCCAGCTGCAGGCTGGTGACGCCGTGCTGGGCCTCGTGCTGCCGCAGCCGGTTGGCGTCGGTGAACACCTTGCCGCACAGGCCGCAGGGCAGGATGCCGGCCTCGCGCAGGCCGCCGGGGTTGCCGAACACCGAGTCCAGCAGGTTGGCCTTGCGGGGCCGGCCGCGGCCGCGCTTGCTGGCCAGCGGCGGCGCGCCCGAGGCCGCGCTGGGGAACGGGGAGGCCAGCAGCTGCGGCGACAGCGGCCCGGCCACCATGGGCAAGCGGTCCACGCCAGGCAGCACGGGCAGGGAGGCCTGGCCGGCCAGCGCCgcacccgccgccgccgccgccgccgcagccgcCGCCCGGGCGGCGTCGTCCTCGGGCTGCATGCTGCCCGCGATGCCGTTGCTGTTGGCGGCCAGCGCGGCGCCGTTGGTCATGTCCAGCGGGAAGCCCAGGTCGGACGCGCCGGGCGGCCGGAAGAGCATGAGGTCGGCGCGGGCCGGCGGCACCAGGATCTGCACGTTGGACTGCTTGATGACCTCCTGGCAGATGTCGATGACGGAGCGCATGAGCAGGAACTTGGCGGCCGTCATGAGCTCGGGGAAGCTCTCGAGGCGCACGACGATGCGCGACGTGTAGGCGAAGTCCAGGATGTCGCCGAACACCTTGGAGCTGATGGTGTGCATCTCCAGCTCGCGGCTCAGCCCGCCGGCCGCCGCCGACGACAGCGAGCCCGACAGCGAGCCCGACAGCGAGCCCGCGCCCCCCACGTCGGTGCCCGCGGCCCCGGCCGCCGCCGCGCCCCCGTCCGTCGCGCCCGCGGCCCCGCCGCCGCTGcctcctccgccgccgccgccgtcgcccAGCGGCGCGCTGAAGACCGACTCGAAGTACTCGCTGCAGGCCGCCAGCACGGCGCGGTGCGCGGGGAAGCTCTCGTCGCCCACGCGCAGCAGCACGTCGCAGAAGCGCCCGCCGTTCTTGCGCTGCTGGTTCAGGTTGTGCAGCATCTCCGTGCTGTGCCGGCTCACCTGGTACGTGTAGCAGCCCGACGGGCCGCACGACGCGTCGCTCACGCGCTCCATCGCCCCCGCCCGCCGCCGACGTCCGAGGACCGAGACGAGGCCCGACGCGCTCCCCGCCCGCCCGGGGCCCCGCACGTGCCGGCCGCGCAGTCGGGGTCGGGCCCGCCGCTGCAAAcgcgcacgcacacgcacacgcccCCTGCCCCGCACCGGACGGGAGCTCGCTCTGCCCGCACGAGACGCCCGGACACCGACGCCGACGCCGACACCGAGACGTCTAGGCCGCGGCGGCGCTCGGCGGCGCCCCCCGCATCGCCGCCCCGGAGCCTCTCGCGCTCCCTTTCTCCCGCCCTCCTCCCCGCCGACTCGGGGagccgagcccagccgagccCAGCCGGCCCGGGGGCGCCCCTGCAGCGGGCGGCGCTCCGCGCCGCGCCTGCCACACCCCCTCCCGGCCGCCAGGGGGCGCCGGCGTGCAGCCGAGAAGGGCGCGCACGCGCGCTAGAGCGCTCGCGGCCCCGAGCGACGGAGGGAGGCAAGCAAGCAGGCAGGCGGCGGGTGCTGCCGCGCAGGCGCGCAGGCGCAGaggcgagcgggcgggcgggtgCGCGCGCCGCGGCTTTCCCGGGCCCGCCGGGCGAGGGCGACGAGGGCGGGGGCGCGCGCGCGGCGGCCCCTGCAATGCAAAGCGCGAGCCGGGGCGGAGGAAACAAAAGGCGAAGGCGGCGGAGGCGAGGCGAAGCGAAGcgaaggcggcggcggcggggcgcgCGCGGGCTGGTTCCCGGAGCTCGGCGGGCTGCAGCGGGCgtgcagcggcggcggcggcggcccttCCCGGGCCCCGGGCTGGAGCGGCGTTGCAGACGTTGCTGGCGTTGCCGGCGGCGTGGCGGGCCCGGGCTCCCtccgtgcgtgcgtgcgtgtgtgtgtgtgtgcggcgCGGAGGAAAGATGGCAGCGGCTGCACTTCCTCTTGCACTTTCACCCCtggggggaggagaaggagggggcGCGACCAACGGCACCCCCCCCGCGCCGAGGggggaaatgcaaaaaaaaatcaaaaaaaaaaaaaaggcacggAGCGCTCGGGATGGGGGGACCCCTCCCCAAGACCCCGGCCCGGCGCGGCACCCCGTGCGCACCCGGCTCCCCGGCGCGGCAAACTTTgcactttctttctttgtgcCCAGGCCCCCCCGGTTTGCACGGCCCCCCCTTTGCTTCCTGCACCCCCGCCCCCCGCCCGGCTCCGCCAATGCCAGCGCGGGCTGAGCCCCCGCACGGACGGACGGCCCCCCACTCCCCGCGCCcgcccccgccccgcccgccGCCCGGCCGGGGGCTGCAGACGcggcccccacacacacaccccagcctcGGCCAGCGAACCAGCTCGCTCCCCGCCCAGTGTGGTTGGTGGCTGCGAGCGGCCAGGGGCGCGGGGGAGGAAGGCAAAGCCGGGGGGTGCAGGCCTAGGGGGCCCTCCCCAGCCCGAGCCTGCATTGCGCGCCCGGGAGTGGCGGGTGCGATGGTGAAGCTCCCTTGGATGCGAGCAGAAAGGACCCCCAAGTCGCCCCCTGGCCGCACCCCAAGTCCCAGCTGCAGACTGCAGCTCCCGGGGGTCCCCCcggccctgcctgcctgcctatctgcctgcctgcttgcttgcttgctcgcTTGCTGCCGGGGGCTGGCCACCGTTACGCACCCCGGAGCGCTTTGTGCTTCCCCCCCAGGAGGGAGCGGGGGGCCCGGCGGCTCGGCTATAGATAAAGAACCTTGGGTGCGGGGTAGGATCGCGGGTCCCCCCGGAGCTTTCCCCGCGGCCCCCCGAGAGGCTGCGAGCATCCGCGGCGCCTGCAGCATGGTCGGGTCTCCGGACCGACGTCAGGGCCTGGACGCTTTGTCCCCGGCGGGCCGGGGATGCTGCCTGCCTAGCGAGCGGAGAGGAGAGGTTCGGCCGCCTGCCTGCGTCCCGGGCTGCGGGCACCGCGTGTGCGGGCGTGCGGGAGGGAAGTTCCCACagtaggagagagagggaaagggagggaagtcTTGCAAACTTTGCACGCGATTCCAAACTGATTCCAAGCTTCCACGGAGAGAAGCATGCGGGGTGTGAGCCTGCAAATGCTGCACCGACTCGGCTCCGCGCGTGGCAAGTTCGAGTTGCAGCAGCTCGCTCCCGGCCGCTGGCTCCTGGGCTTAGGAGTCGCCACGCCGGGGTCTGCAAGCACCTgtcccacccacccactcccGGGGTGGAGGAGGATTCGAGGTGACCGTCCCACGCCATCTGATTCCGGCCTGGGTCTTTCTCTACGCACCTGGCGCGGAGTAGATGGCAAACCAGGTTGGGGACTACAAAAGAGAAGTCTCACCAGGCCTATGCCTGTTAAGCTCTCTTTGAGTTCAGGGGTTCTTGGATGGCTTCCGTTGTGTTCCAGAGCTTTCTGGGAAGAGCCACTAAGAGGGAAGGGGGCCTAAGTAGCCATCTGACTTGTATGTTAGCTGTGGAAGGAAAACCATCCTCTCCATTTCATGGTtgttgaagaaaggaaggagagagggagggtgaaGGCCACCAAAAGTAGTGGTTTGCCCCCAATTAACCCGAGCCTACCccttttcaacaagtggcatCTGAAACCCCCAGGAAGTAGAAGTCAACCctctaaagtatttttaaaacaaaacagtgagggctggagagctagAATAGAGGTTAAGGCGCTTGCCTATCAGTTTGCCCAGATTCCATCACCCCGCACTGCCTGTGTTTCCCAGCACATCCaggcatgatccttgagcacagaactaggagtcagccctgaacaccgctggatgtgaaccccccaaaaaaaaaaaatcggggccggaaagatagcatggaggtaaggcgtttgcctttcatgcaggaggtcatcggttcgaatcccggcgccccatatggtcccccgtgcctgccaggagcaatttctgagcctggagccaggaataacccctgagcactgccgggtgtgacccaaaaaccacaaaaaaaaaaaaaaaatcatcaaaagcACTAAAAGAGTGCTGGAGTAGGTGGGAGGTGAACCAGTTTTAGAAAGTGGAGCACACACCTAGCATGTGCTGCAAGGATGCAAGAACCTGTCTGATCCTT
Protein-coding sequences here:
- the PATZ1 gene encoding POZ-, AT hook-, and zinc finger-containing protein 1 isoform X4, whose product is MERVSDASCGPSGCYTYQVSRHSTEMLHNLNQQRKNGGRFCDVLLRVGDESFPAHRAVLAACSEYFESVFSAPLGDGGGGGGGSGGGAAGATDGGAAAAGAAGTDVGGAGSLSGSLSGSLSSAAAGGLSRELEMHTISSKVFGDILDFAYTSRIVVRLESFPELMTAAKFLLMRSVIDICQEVIKQSNVQILVPPARADLMLFRPPGASDLGFPLDMTNGAALAANSNGIAGSMQPEDDAARAAAAAAAAAAGAALAGQASLPVLPGVDRLPMVAGPLSPQLLASPFPSAASGAPPLASKRGRGRPRKANLLDSVFGNPGGLREAGILPCGLCGKVFTDANRLRQHEAQHGVTSLQLGYIDLPPARLGENGLPAAEDPDGPRKRSRTRKQVACEICGKIFRDVYHLNRHKLSHSGEKPYSCPVCGLRFKRKDRMSYHVRSHDGSVGKPYICQSCGKGFSRPDHLNGHIKQVHTSERPHKCQVWVGSSSGLPPLEPLPSDLPSWEFAQPALWRSSHSVPDTAFSLSLKKSFPALENLGPAHSSNTLFCPAPPGYLRQGWTAPEAGRAFPQWPVG
- the PATZ1 gene encoding POZ-, AT hook-, and zinc finger-containing protein 1 isoform X2, which codes for MERVSDASCGPSGCYTYQVSRHSTEMLHNLNQQRKNGGRFCDVLLRVGDESFPAHRAVLAACSEYFESVFSAPLGDGGGGGGGSGGGAAGATDGGAAAAGAAGTDVGGAGSLSGSLSGSLSSAAAGGLSRELEMHTISSKVFGDILDFAYTSRIVVRLESFPELMTAAKFLLMRSVIDICQEVIKQSNVQILVPPARADLMLFRPPGASDLGFPLDMTNGAALAANSNGIAGSMQPEDDAARAAAAAAAAAAGAALAGQASLPVLPGVDRLPMVAGPLSPQLLASPFPSAASGAPPLASKRGRGRPRKANLLDSVFGNPGGLREAGILPCGLCGKVFTDANRLRQHEAQHGVTSLQLGYIDLPPARLGENGLPAAEDPDGPRKRSRTRKQVACEICGKIFRDVYHLNRHKLSHSGEKPYSCPVCGLRFKRKDRMSYHVRSHDGSVGKPYICQSCGKGFSRPDHLNGHIKQVHTSERPHKCQTCNASFATRDRLRSHLACHEDKVPCQVCGKYLRAAYMADHLKKHSEGPGNFCSICNREGQKCSHQDPIESSDSYGDLSDASDLKTPEKQSTNGSFSCDMAVPKTKMESDGERKYPCPECGSFFRSKSYLNKHIQKVHVRALGGPLGDLGPALGSPFSPQQNMSLLESFGFQIVQSAFASSLVDPEVDQQPMGPEGK
- the PATZ1 gene encoding POZ-, AT hook-, and zinc finger-containing protein 1 isoform X1; amino-acid sequence: MERVSDASCGPSGCYTYQVSRHSTEMLHNLNQQRKNGGRFCDVLLRVGDESFPAHRAVLAACSEYFESVFSAPLGDGGGGGGGSGGGAAGATDGGAAAAGAAGTDVGGAGSLSGSLSGSLSSAAAGGLSRELEMHTISSKVFGDILDFAYTSRIVVRLESFPELMTAAKFLLMRSVIDICQEVIKQSNVQILVPPARADLMLFRPPGASDLGFPLDMTNGAALAANSNGIAGSMQPEDDAARAAAAAAAAAAGAALAGQASLPVLPGVDRLPMVAGPLSPQLLASPFPSAASGAPPLASKRGRGRPRKANLLDSVFGNPGGLREAGILPCGLCGKVFTDANRLRQHEAQHGVTSLQLGYIDLPPARLGENGLPAAEDPDGPRKRSRTRKQVACEICGKIFRDVYHLNRHKLSHSGEKPYSCPVCGLRFKRKDRMSYHVRSHDGSVGKPYICQSCGKGFSRPDHLNGHIKQVHTSERPHKCQTCNASFATRDRLRSHLACHEDKVPCQVCGKYLRAAYMADHLKKHSEGPGNFCSICNRGFSSASYLKVHVKTHHGVPLPQVSRHQEPIPNGGAAFHCARTYGNKEGQKCSHQDPIESSDSYGDLSDASDLKTPEKQSTNGSFSCDMAVPKTKMESDGERKYPCPECGSFFRSKSYLNKHIQKVHVRALGGPLGDLGPALGSPFSPQQNMSLLESFGFQIVQSAFASSLVDPEVDQQPMGPEGK
- the PATZ1 gene encoding POZ-, AT hook-, and zinc finger-containing protein 1 isoform X3, with the translated sequence MERVSDASCGPSGCYTYQVSRHSTEMLHNLNQQRKNGGRFCDVLLRVGDESFPAHRAVLAACSEYFESVFSAPLGDGGGGGGGSGGGAAGATDGGAAAAGAAGTDVGGAGSLSGSLSGSLSSAAAGGLSRELEMHTISSKVFGDILDFAYTSRIVVRLESFPELMTAAKFLLMRSVIDICQEVIKQSNVQILVPPARADLMLFRPPGASDLGFPLDMTNGAALAANSNGIAGSMQPEDDAARAAAAAAAAAAGAALAGQASLPVLPGVDRLPMVAGPLSPQLLASPFPSAASGAPPLASKRGRGRPRKANLLDSVFGNPGGLREAGILPCGLCGKVFTDANRLRQHEAQHGVTSLQLGYIDLPPARLGENGLPAAEDPDGPRKRSRTRKQVACEICGKIFRDVYHLNRHKLSHSGEKPYSCPVCGLRFKRKDRMSYHVRSHDGSVGKPYICQSCGKGFSRPDHLNGHIKQVHTSERPHKCQTCNASFATRDRLRSHLACHEDKVPCQVCGKYLRAAYMADHLKKHSEGPGNFCSICNRGLQAPGAHPEWGSSVPLRQDLWQQRRPEMLTSGSD